The following nucleotide sequence is from Candidatus Hinthialibacter antarcticus.
TGGGCAGTGCAGGCAAAAAGATGCGCACCGCCGTGCCTTGTCCTTCTTCGGTGTCAATATTAATAGACCCGCCGTGGTTGTCGATGATTTCTCTGACCAGATAAAGGCCTAACCCGGTCCCAATGCTTTTGGTGGTGATAAACGGGTCAAAGATATCTTCACTGATCTCATGCGACATACCGGGGCCGTCATCGACCACTTCGAGCATGACCCCATCGTCTACCGGGCGTGAGCGCAGCAAAATCGTACCCTTTTTATTATGGGAATATTGAATCGCCTCGACCGAATTGCGGACAAGGTTGGCAACTACACGCTGTAATTGTTGGGGGTCGCCGTCGATAATTGGGGACTCTTCATCATATTCGGTTTTGAAATCTATAAAACCCTGTGGATACTGTTCTTGTAATTCTTTCAACATTTCCTTCATCCATTTGCGCAAATCAATGCGCTGGCGTTCCATCGTTCGGCTCTTTGAGAGATGAAGGTAATTGGTCGCGATTTCTTCTAAGCGGGAGATTTGTTTTTGAATGTCGGCGACGCATTTATCCAGTTTTCCATGATGCGAGGAGGCGTCGCCTTTGCCCCATTCTTCAAACGCGGCTTCCATGCGTTCGACTAAAAGGTCCGATTTTAAAAACAACACGCCAAGCGGCGTGCGAATTTCATGCGCAACTTTGGCGGCGACTTTCCCCATCGCGGTGTCGCGTTGCAGACGCTCGACTTGTTTCTGTAATTTTTTTTCTTCGGACGTATCTTTTAAGATCGCCAATAAAGAAGCAATTTCACAATTATTATTATGTAAAGGAACTCGCGTTAAAAAAACCGGCACTAGCCGACCGTCTTTATGAAGGCGCTCGGTCTCTTCGTGCAATACGCTGAATTTTCCTTGCATCTGCTTTTGGATGCTAATGCGCGTCGCTTCGCGGTTTTCTTCGGGGATGATCCGATCAACGTGCTGCCCGATAATCTCAGCAGTGCTGTAACCCAACATCCTCTCGGCGCCGGGCGTCCAGGAGGTAATGATGCCATTAGCGTCAATGCGGGTGATTGCGTCAGACGAACCCTCGCCAATGGCGGAGAGAATCACATTTTCGTTGATGTCTTGCGAACGGTTTTGAATGGATTGTTGGTTCATTGCCTCAAAGCCATGTATTTGGTTGTTTATGATATTCAACATTCTAGCCGAAAGTGTTCCAAAAATGGAACACTTTTAAAGAAAAATCATTTTGTATCAAGTTGAGATTCTCCAAATGAAATTTGGTGTACCGAAAATGGGACACCTATTCGTAGAATTTACACTCCCGCTCTAATGTAGAATATGGGGGATATGAAGCCATTAATATGGGAAAGAACCACTTAAATCTATATTTAAAAGCAACTTGAAACGAATAGAAAAACTCATTCCTTGTTCTGGAACGGGAAATGCAAAAAGTTGGCACGGTATTCGCGAATAAATAGAAGCAACATCCTACATCCCATTCTCCCCATTTCGCGGGCCTGCTTCCTCCCCAAAATTTAGCAGGTCCTTTTTTTTGCCTACATGCCGGGTAAAAATCATCTTCATCTTTCTCGCTATTTCATCCATGCTATGATTTGACCGCTTTCTTACTTATGGTGAATTGGCCGCTTTTATGAATTCCGACTCCCAAAATTCAAAGAACAACGATTCCATTTCTCCATTATGGTTTTTTGGCTTATCGTTGCTCAGCGCGGGAATCGCCATCAGCTACTATTGGCGCTACACCGTCATTTCAAATGACGACGCCTTTATCTATTTTGCGATGGTGCGCAACATCGTCGCCGGACATGGCCCGGTTTTGAATCCAGGCGATACCCACTCTCCGGCCACCAGCCTCGTCTGGGTCTATGGATTGGCCTTCTTTCATTGGTTGGCCCCTTCAGCGAAACTAACGTTTTTGTCGATGTCGATTTCGTCGACTCTGTTATTTTTCGCCTCAATTTTTTGGTGCTACGTATTTCAAAAGCCCGCCAAAGAAGCAGCGCTGGCGGCGCCGTTTGCAATTGTTTCGATTTTGCTGTTTCGGCTGTGCCCGGGCATGGATATCTCCTTATCGCTGTTTGTGTATTCCCTCATTTTTTTCGCCTATTTTCGTGGATGGCCTGAGGTCGCGGCGGCGTTGTGCGGGTTTAGTTTCTTTTGCCGGGGAGAGTCGCTGGTACTCATTGCCCCGTTGATCGCCCACTACCTTTACCAAGCCTACGCCGACGGACGTTTAAAAGAATCGGTGCGCCGTCTCGCGACATCGAGCCTATCGTTTATCGGCGTGTTATGCCTTGGATTGCTGCTTCAAAAAATCTGCCTGGATACGCCCTATCCCTCAACCTTAAAGGTGAAAATCTTACAAGGGATGGGCGGTTGGATCACCTATTGGCAGTATCTGCCAACGTATATCTTTGAAGGCATCGGCAGCGTTAAGCGAAATGGCGTGTATGCGCTGGTGGGGCTTTTTGTGTTGGGTTGGCCGGGGGCCGTTCTGTTCGCCGCCGCTGCGTTGCACGCGATAGCCTTTTCGATTTTATCTATCGCCGCCTACAACTGGTATTCGTGGATCCTTCAAGCGTCGCTGCGT
It contains:
- a CDS encoding ATP-binding protein, yielding MNQQSIQNRSQDINENVILSAIGEGSSDAITRIDANGIITSWTPGAERMLGYSTAEIIGQHVDRIIPEENREATRISIQKQMQGKFSVLHEETERLHKDGRLVPVFLTRVPLHNNNCEIASLLAILKDTSEEKKLQKQVERLQRDTAMGKVAAKVAHEIRTPLGVLFLKSDLLVERMEAAFEEWGKGDASSHHGKLDKCVADIQKQISRLEEIATNYLHLSKSRTMERQRIDLRKWMKEMLKELQEQYPQGFIDFKTEYDEESPIIDGDPQQLQRVVANLVRNSVEAIQYSHNKKGTILLRSRPVDDGVMLEVVDDGPGMSHEISEDIFDPFITTKSIGTGLGLYLVREIIDNHGGSINIDTEEGQGTAVRIFLPALPKESKTL